In Acidobacteriota bacterium, the genomic stretch CCGGCTGCAACGATCCCGGCAGCTCCGAGCCACCGTCTTGGGCGGCGAGGGACGACAGCGAGAGATTCACCGAGCCGTCTTCGAGGCCGTCGCCATCCGCCGAAGAGCCATCACCGATCGACTGACGCCAGCCCGCGGTGCCAGGACGCACCAGGAATGCCTCCACCTGACGATTCGGCAGAGTCAGCGACTCCCCCGAGGGATCGAGCGCCGTCGCCGGCAGGCTCGACACCGAGCCCTCCCAGCCCGGCGAGGGAAGCACCGTCACCTGGCCAGTAGTTAGGTCCGCCACGCCCCACGAGGCCAGCACCGGCATACCGCCCGCGGGCTCGTAGATGATCCGGCCGTCGCCGTCCGCATCGCTCAAGGTCTCCGAGTAGGTCGTCAGCACACGGTTGTAGCCGTCCCGGCTCTTGCCTACCCCGAAGAGCCAGAGCTCCGAGTCCGCCGGAACCCGGGCGATCGTCAGGGACTTCGATCCCGAAACCAGCTCCAGGCCTGATAGCGAACCACCTACCGTCAACAATCCCAACACCGCCAAAATCAACGCTCGACGCATCACGTCCAACCTCCCAAGAAATGCCCTCGTCCTTCCAGGACAACATAAAACTGGATTCAGTTCCTTGCCAAAGCGCTACAGCAAGCCACGTGCCATGGGGGACTTCGCCGTTTTACAGGCGTTTTCGGCGATCAGGCCCGAAAAAGATGTCCGAAAGATGTCCGGAAGACGTCCGGAAGATGTCCGAAAGATGTCCGGAATCTCGAGGAGGGCGGTGGCCTCCCTGCGGGAGGGCGCAGGTGGCTCAGGCTCTCAAGAGAGCGCGCCAACAGCTCGAGGGAAACCGCGGCACGCTCGGCAAAGGCGGCGCGGGTCACATCGCAAGGCTCGCCCCGCGGGTCCATTCGGCGCAGCAGACGGCAGAGGTACCGCAGGTCGCTGGCCACGGCGGCAAGCTCCGGGGCGAGGGAGCGGTCGACGCTCGGTGGCGTGGGCTGGCAGACGAGGCGCTCGTGGAGCGCCTCACCCAGCCAGCGCAGGGCAGAGCGAGATTCAGCGTCCGTCACCAAGGCGAGAGCGCTTTCTCGCAGAACCGATTCCGGCACGGGAGCTCGCAAGCTCAAGACACGTTCGCCTGCGAGGGGTGGCCCGGCGACTGGCGCGACAGGCGCTCGGCGAGGGCGAGCTCGACCTCGGTCAAGCCCCGCACCCGAGGGTTGGTGAGCACCACCCACACCGTGTTGAGGACCACTGCCATCGCCGGGAAGGAACCCGCGGCCTGCAGAATGCCGGTGATGAACGCCGCAAAGCCAAGGGCCGCTTCCGAGCTGTCGAGCACGAAGGGCCGCACCAGGCTGCGGTTGTCGTCCGCCAGGCGCCAGCCCGCAAAGGCCTCGGAACGCTCGCGCAGGGCGGCATCCCCCAGTCGCGGCAGGGTGATCGCGGGGCCGGGGGCGGATTTCTTGCCCGGGGAAAGGAGCGCCGCCCGGCCATGAGCCAGGGTCTTCTGGATACGCTCCGGCTTCAGGTGGCCGGGCAGGTCGCCCGGGCCCGGAAAGCCGGCGAGGCCGCTCTCCCAAAGGAGTTGGTAGTAAGAGGCCGGTTCCCAGGGATCCGGCCTCGGCGCGTTGGGATTGGGCAAAGTACCTTCGGAGATTCGTGGCATCGTGTGGCTCCTGGTCTCTCCGCTGGCCAGTTCATCGACTCGCGAGGCTGGAGTGGCATGGCGGCGGCTTGCATCATTACGTGAGAAGGTGCGATCTCATGGAATGACGACAACGCTAAGAGACTCCCAACGAAAAGTCAACACTTTATGCTTACTTTTTTCGAGACAAAGGTACCACTATCTAGGTGAATCGACTCCAACCTCGGGAATCACTGCATTTGACACCTACTCTCTGAATCCTCTAACATCTTGGTTAGTAATGAATGAGATTCAGCAGGCTTACTCCCAGCAGATCCCGACGGCCCTCCGCCAACTGCGCCGGCGGACCAGCTCGACCCAACACGAGGTCGCGCGCAGGGCTGGAATCCACAAGAACCACATCAGCGCCTACGAGAATGGCCGGCGGCTCCCGAGCCTGGCAACGCTCTTTCGGCTGATCGCGGCTCTCGATGCCGATCTCCTCGATCTGGCCGCCGCGATGGGTATGGAAGGGGTGCGGCCGGAGACCCGCGCCCGGCTGCTGGAAGCCTGGGGCATCGCCCCAACGGAAGCAGAGGAGGACAATTCCGAGGCGACGCGTCGCCTTCTGCACTCGGCCACCGACTCTTTGATCGCCAGCCTGGTTCGCAGCCTGGGAGAAGCGCAGGGTGTCAAGGATGAGCTGCTGCAGCCGAACAGCGAGGCGATACCTCAGGAGGAACGAAGCCGTGTTGACCGTTGAGGCTCTCCGTCGCCTCGAACCCCGTGGGCGACGCATCGCCGTCGCCCGCGAAACGGTTTCCGCGCAGCTGGTCCGAAGGCTGGTGCAAGAGCACGTAGATCAGCGCCAGAAGGGCTCGCCAGAAGCCACGAACTGGGCCTTGCTGGCCGTCAACGCAGCCCAGCTCCTATCCTCCCGGGAAGCGGTGGATTGCTTGCCCCAGGCCCTCGCCCACCTGGGCAATGCGCATCGTGTGGAAGCTCGCTTCGACCTCGCCGAGCGCTATCTGCGAGAAGCCTGGAAGCGCTGCAGCGATTCGGCGCCGCTGATTCGGGCCGAAGTCGCCTCTCTCTACGCCTCCGTCGCTTGCGATCGTCGACAGTTTGCCCGCGCTCACCGCTTCCTCGACGAGGCGATACCGTTGGTGAAGAGGCACTCCGGCATTCCGCACGAAGTAGCGAAACTCGAGCTGCAGCGAGCGAATGCTTACGGCTCGGCAGGACGCCTCGCCGAGGAGAAAAGGACCCTGCTGCGGGTGGCCGAGCGGCTCGACGCCCAGCACGACCCGCGCTTGGCCTGCCATGTCCTGCACAACCTTGCGTTCTGCCTGGTCGACTCCGGCGAGACCGCGGAGGCTCGGCGTCTCTTCGACCGCCTTTCGCCGGAGCTGGTCGAGCTCCACCTTGGCTCGGCCGGAGTGTGGCGCCGAGGCCTCCTCTCGGCCCGTCTCGCCCACGCCGAAGGCGATTCGGGCACCGCACGCGAGACCCTGCGCGAGCTGCGCAGAGATCCCCCGTGCGGAATCATCGATCGAGCACTCCTCGAGCTGGCCCTGATCGAACCCAGCGCCGCCCTAGGCCGCCTGGACGAAGCTTCCGAATCCGCCCTCCTAGCGGCCTCCTTAGCCAACACGCTCGAACTCGATGCCGAAGCCGCGGCGGCGGCCCGGGCCCTCGAGAGCTTGGTCGAGATCCGCGCCGGCCAGGCTTTCCTGCTCGAAGCGGCCCGACGCCTCCGGCGGTACCTGTCCTAACCGTTCGGGTCGACTCTTCCCCCAGCCTCGGTGTGGTCTTCGCCGAGCCCCAGCAGCGACAAGATCCAATCCCACATAGTCCCGCCTCCTTATTGGCGCAGTCCCGGCCCGGGCCTCCATGGCCCGCCGGGCCACGCGAACCGTTGATTTTCTCACCTACCGGCTTCGCAGAAGCCCTAGAGGAATATATACGCCAATTCTCCAGAGGTGGAGTCGGGCACGGCCGGGCAGCTCGACCTGTCCAGACCACAAAAAAGCCCCCCGTCGCCGGGGGGCCTGCCCGATGGGGCCTGGGAGCCGGCCCCGAGGACGTGGGGGACGGCTTCCGGGGGGGACTCGACCGACCAGGAGGAGCGGCCGGCCGAGCACCAAGTTGGTTCTATCTATTTAGGCGCAAAGGGCGCGGCGAATCCCTCACCCAGGATCCTTCGCCGGCGGGCCGAGGGTCTGGTAGGCTGCCCCCTCACGGGTCGGTTCCGACCCGCCATACCAGGACCAAATCCATGAGCAAGCTGAGCGAAGCGATCTCTCGCCGGCGAACCTTCGCCATCATCTCCCACCCGGACGCCGGCAAGACCACTCTCACCGAGAAGCTCTTGCTGTTCGGCGGCGCCATCCAGCTCGCCGGCGAGGTCAAGGCCCGCGGTCAGCGGCGACGGGCCCGCTCGGACTGGATGAAAGTCGAGCAGGAGCGCGGCATTTCGGTCACCGCCTCGGTGATGACCTTCGAGTATCAGGGCTGCACCTTCAATCTCCTCGACACCCCGGGGCACGAGGATTTCAGCGAAGACACCTACCGCACCCTGAGCGCGGTCGACTCGGCGGTGATGGTGATCGACGCCGCCAAGGGCATCGAGACCCAGACCCGCAAGCTGTTCGAGGTCTGCCGCCTGCGCGACATGCCGATCATCACCTTCGTCAACAAGCTCGATCGCGAAGGCCGCGACCCCTTCGAGCTGCTCGACGAGATCGAGCAGACCCTCGCCCTCGAAACCAGCCCGGCGAGCTGGCCGATCGGCATGGGGCAGCGCTTCCGGGGCTGCTACGACCTGCTCGACGATCGCCTGGTGCTGCTCGACCGCAGCCGCCGCGACATCGTCCAGGAAGGCGAATCCTGCGACGGTCTCGAAGACCCTGCCCTCGACCGCCTGCTGCCGGCGGAGGCCGCCGCCCAGTTGCGGGAGGAGGCCGATATGGTGCGCGGCCTGTGCCCGCCCTTCGACCAGCAGGCCTACCTCGAGGGCAACCGCACGCCGGTGTTTTTCGGCAGCGCCCTCAACAACTTCGGTGTCCAGAGTCTGCTCGAAGGGCTGGCCGCCTTCGCGCCGCCGCCGCAGCCGCGACCGGCGGTCAGCCGGATGGTGGCCCCGACGGAGGAGAAAGTCTCCGGCTTCGTCTTCAAGATCCAGGCGAACATGGACCCCAAGCATCGCGATCGCATCGCCTTCATTCGACTCTGCTCGGGGCGCTTCGAGCGCGGCATGAAGCTGCGCCATATCCGCTCCGGCAAGACCCTGAGCGTGCACAATCCGGTGCTCTTTCTGGCCCGCGACCGGGAGCTCGCCGAGGAGGCCTGGGCGGGGGACATCCTGGGCATCCCGAACTACGGCAATCTACGCATCGGCGACGCCCTGACGGAGGGCGAAGACCTGCGCTTCACCGGTATTCCGAGCTTCGCTCCGGAGCTGATGCGCAAGGTTCGCCCGCTCGACCCGATGCGCGCCAAGCACCTCGGCCGGGCCCTCTTCCAGCTCGCCGAAGAAGGCGCTGCCCAGATTTTCAAGATGCGCCTCGGCTCGGAGTGGATCGTGGGGGTCGCCGGCGCCCTGCAGTTCGACGTCCTCGCCGACCGCATTCGCACCGAGTACAACATTCCGGTGGACTTCGCCGGCACCACGGTGCACGCGGCGCGTTGGATCGAGAGCGACCAGGCCGCCATGCTCAAGCGCTTCATCGACCGCCACGAGGAGGCCATTGGCGAGGACCACAACGGCTCGCCGGTCTACCTGGCGCGCAGCGCCTACCGCCTCGAGCGCGCCCTCGAAGAGTGGGACGAGGTGCGCTTCCTGAGCACCAAGGAGCAGGTCCAGTAAGCTCGGTGCCGTGGCCCCTCCCCCTGCGCCTCGTCGCTGGCTGTTTCCCGCCCTGCTGACGGCGGTCCTCGCCCTGTGGCTGTTTCCAGGGCCCTACTTCTCGCAAGCCGTCGGCCTCGATGGCTCCTATGCTTGGGGAATCAACGCCTTCGAGGCCCACGGCGCCGCCTGGGGAGCGGATGGTGCCTTCACCTTCGGCCCCCTCGGCTACCTGCTGCTACCGCTCGACGGCGACGGGCATCGTGGCCGCGCCCTGATCTTCTGGCTCTTCGCCCACGGCCTCTTCGTCGCCGCCTTCGCCCGCCAGGCCTGGCGCCATTCCGATCGCGCGACCGCCTTCGCCGTCTTGATGGTGGCCGCCGAGGTTCTCGGCCTGGCCTTCGGCTACCGGCTCTTGGCCTTGGTGATTCTGCTGCTGGCGGCGGAGCGCCGCGATCGCCTGCCCTTCGCGACCACCTGGGCCGCCCTGTTGGTGGCGGCTCTACTGCTCGCCCGCTTCCACCTCGGCATCGCCGCCGGCGCCTGCCTGCTGGTCCACCTACTGAGCGAGAAGCGACTCAGCGCCTGGATCGAAGCCACCGTCGTCGCCATCGCCGCCGGCGCTTCCGCCTTCGTCGTCTGCTTCCAGGGCTCCGGGCAGAGCGTCCTCACCTGGCTGACCGCCCAAGGCCAGCTCGCCACCGGCTTCGGAGCCGCCATGAGCCTGCCGAATCCCGACCGGGCGGTGTTGGCGGCGGGTCTGGTGGCACTGGTCGGCGGCAGCGTCGCGGCGGCGGCAGCGCTGCGGGCCGGCCAGGGCCGCCTGTGGTGGCTCGGCGCCGTGCCGCTGCTGCTCGCCTTCAAGCACGGCTTCGTCCGCCAAGACGGCCACGTCCAGATCTTCTTCGCTTTTCTGGTCGCCTTCGCCGGCCTCGCCATGCTGTTCTCGGAGGGGCGATCGGCGGCCGCCCTGGCGGCCCTCGCGCTGCTCGTCGCCCTGCCCGGAGCGCCGGCGGCGGCCAACCACCAAACCGTCCTCGGGATCGAGGGTTGGCGCCATCTCCGGGCCCTCTGGACACCCTCCGAGACCGCCGCGGCCCTCGACCGTCAATCTCGCCGCGCCCTCGACAAAAGGCGCCTCCCCGGCTCCTTCGTGGCCGACCTGCGAGGCGTCCCGTCGGTCGACGTCGTGCCCTGGGAGCTCACCTACCTGGCGGCCAACGATCTGCCCTGGCAGCCCCACCCGACGCTCCAGCTCTACACCGCCTACACCGAAGACCTCGACCAGCAGGTGGCGGCGCATTTCGCCGCCGACGACGCCCCCGAGCGCCTCCTGGTGCACTTCGAATCCCTCGGCCAGCGCCACCTGCTGTGGGACACGCCGCGAACCTGGCGTCAGCTCCTCGCCCGATATCGGCCGCAGCGCTTCGACGGCCGTCGGCAGCTCGCCCTTCTCACCCGCCGCGACGGCACCGCGCCGTTGGCCCGTCCACTCGCTGAGCAGAAGCTGACAGGAGACCAGTGGGTGGCTCCCCCGGGCGGCCAGGCGGGACGGCCTCTGTGGGCCGAGATCGACCTCCGGCCGACGCTTCTCGACCGCCTCGCCCAAACCCTCTGGCGCACCCCGCCGGTCTTCCTCGAGATCGATCTCGGGGGTGAGCGAGTGCACCGCCACCGGCTGCTACCGGCGACCGCCGAGGGCGGCCTGCTGGTTCCCCCGCCGACCACCTTCGAGGCCTTTCGGGCAGTCCTTCGCGGTCGCGCCGTCGGCCAGCCCCGGCGGGTCCGGCTGACCGGCCCCGGCCTGTCCTACTTCCGCCAGCCGGTCACCGTGCGATGGGCGACGGATAATTATTGACCGATCATTCCAAATCGTCTAGGGTTCGACCATGCACCGCGGCCGGCCCAAAGCCTTCGAGCGCTCCGAAGCCCTCTCCAAAGCCATCGAGGTGTTCTGGGAGAAGGGCTTCGGCGGCGCCGCCATGAGTGAGCTGACGACGCGCATGGGTATCGGCCGGCAGAGCCTTTACGACACCTTCGGCGACAAGCGACGGCTATTCCTCGAAGCCGTCGATCACTACGGCCGCGAGCGCGTCGCGCTCCTCGAGGAGGTCCTCGCGGCAGCCCCCACTCCCCTCACCGGCCTGCGCGACTTGTTCGGTCAGTTGCGCGAGATGGCTCAGGAGAAGAGCTTCTGCGGCTGCATGGTGGGCAACGCGCTGCCGGAGCTCGGCAGCGCCGACGCCGAGCTCCAGCAGGCGCTGGCAGGCCAGCTCGAGGTCATGGCCGCAGCCCTCGAGGGCTGCCTCGAGGCGGCCATCGCCGGTGGAGAGCTACCGGCCGACCGCGACCCTCGGGCCCTCGCCCGGGGTCTCGTCGCCACCACCCACGGCATCCTCCTCCTCGGTCAGTCCGGTCTCGATCAGGAGTTCATCGACGATGCCCTCCGCGTCGCCGAGGAACGGCTCCTCGGCCGGCCCTGAATCCGCCCGTTCACCGTCGCTCGAGCTCTTCAAACACCGTTCTCGAATCCACGAGGTTTTCTCGATGAACCGCAATGCGCACTCCTGGGACCACCGGCTGCAGGCCTACGGCCGCGCGGTGGTGAGATTCCGCTGGCTGGTGATCGCCGCCTCCCTCGGCGTCATCGGCCTGCTCGGCGCCGGCACCACCCGGCTGGTGATCAACGACGACTATCGCCTCTTCTTCAGCGACGACAACCCGCAGCTGCAGGCCTTCGAGGCGATGCAGAACATCTACGCCAAGAACGACAACATCCTCTTCGTGGTCACCCCCGAAGACGGCGAGGTGTTCAGCCCGCGCACGCTGGCGGCGATCGAGGAGCTCACCACCGGCGCCTGGCAGATCCCCTTCGTCAATCGGGTCGACTCGGTGACCAACTTCCAGCACACCGAGGCCGAAGGCGACGACCTGATCGTCGAGGCCCTGGTCGAGGGCGCCGACGGCCTCTCGCCGGAGAACCTCGAGCGAGTGCGG encodes the following:
- a CDS encoding 4a-hydroxytetrahydrobiopterin dehydratase; this encodes MPRISEGTLPNPNAPRPDPWEPASYYQLLWESGLAGFPGPGDLPGHLKPERIQKTLAHGRAALLSPGKKSAPGPAITLPRLGDAALRERSEAFAGWRLADDNRSLVRPFVLDSSEAALGFAAFITGILQAAGSFPAMAVVLNTVWVVLTNPRVRGLTEVELALAERLSRQSPGHPSQANVS
- a CDS encoding helix-turn-helix transcriptional regulator, whose amino-acid sequence is MNEIQQAYSQQIPTALRQLRRRTSSTQHEVARRAGIHKNHISAYENGRRLPSLATLFRLIAALDADLLDLAAAMGMEGVRPETRARLLEAWGIAPTEAEEDNSEATRRLLHSATDSLIASLVRSLGEAQGVKDELLQPNSEAIPQEERSRVDR
- a CDS encoding peptide chain release factor 3 → MSKLSEAISRRRTFAIISHPDAGKTTLTEKLLLFGGAIQLAGEVKARGQRRRARSDWMKVEQERGISVTASVMTFEYQGCTFNLLDTPGHEDFSEDTYRTLSAVDSAVMVIDAAKGIETQTRKLFEVCRLRDMPIITFVNKLDREGRDPFELLDEIEQTLALETSPASWPIGMGQRFRGCYDLLDDRLVLLDRSRRDIVQEGESCDGLEDPALDRLLPAEAAAQLREEADMVRGLCPPFDQQAYLEGNRTPVFFGSALNNFGVQSLLEGLAAFAPPPQPRPAVSRMVAPTEEKVSGFVFKIQANMDPKHRDRIAFIRLCSGRFERGMKLRHIRSGKTLSVHNPVLFLARDRELAEEAWAGDILGIPNYGNLRIGDALTEGEDLRFTGIPSFAPELMRKVRPLDPMRAKHLGRALFQLAEEGAAQIFKMRLGSEWIVGVAGALQFDVLADRIRTEYNIPVDFAGTTVHAARWIESDQAAMLKRFIDRHEEAIGEDHNGSPVYLARSAYRLERALEEWDEVRFLSTKEQVQ
- a CDS encoding TetR family transcriptional regulator C-terminal domain-containing protein produces the protein MHRGRPKAFERSEALSKAIEVFWEKGFGGAAMSELTTRMGIGRQSLYDTFGDKRRLFLEAVDHYGRERVALLEEVLAAAPTPLTGLRDLFGQLREMAQEKSFCGCMVGNALPELGSADAELQQALAGQLEVMAAALEGCLEAAIAGGELPADRDPRALARGLVATTHGILLLGQSGLDQEFIDDALRVAEERLLGRP